One Brachyhypopomus gauderio isolate BG-103 chromosome 15, BGAUD_0.2, whole genome shotgun sequence genomic region harbors:
- the LOC143476859 gene encoding putative E3 ubiquitin-protein ligase HERC3 isoform X3: MFYWDGLTSVEYDSLNQDLGNVFKQIFATLKITNFSVRDDELIAFLGEDGKVTVFIPNGQSDKRPKQGDTRSPHKRLHLDLKKERAKFVSSGKKHVVLVSEAGTVKQWNCSDHTNIPRTFSNVTNRQIAQVACGNDHSLILTKDGQLFTWGQNSSGQLGVGKGEPNSLSPQPLKSLCGIPLAQISAGGDHSFALSLSGAVFGWGRNNAGQLGLGDRQDRYHPECVKGLNHKMMVLISCGEDHTAVLAKGGLMFTFGSGCYGQLGHNSFRDELRPRLLAGLWGSKVLQIACGRHHTLALVGSKTIYSFGCGEQGQLGNGERTNQCVPLPVHLPPDCDPNQTIAKIIAGGNISVGCCNKQNEKLHMDTSKPNLCRGTSVLDDEIIDRWILQCDSKDWRKAKREIKRMFSSVSCINGSFSDKSDKHYKTSSEHSGLDLTLARLAFEKMSKKDKVLSEVQKVVEKSLLPSLGSTTAGVEALRIYLILPELLRVLNKRQQGTRLALELARAILNLDQESSHVLMRLWTRLPYYYYRTLVKTFHFVSVNFISQLTTKICDYWKELSSILGVLQKLYTVNNQRVTGIVDSSFYIREVKVFLDSLSSRERLIFLLSHKYKSCFRAYSH, translated from the exons ATGTTTTATTGGGATGGACTGACCTCGGTGGAATATGATTCTTTAAATCAGGACCTCGGGAATGTATTTAAGCAAATTTTTGCCACTTTGAAAATTACTAATTTTTCTGTCAGAGACGACGAACTCATTGCGTTTCTTGGTGAAGACGGAAAAGTGACCGTATTCATTCCAAATGGACAGAGTGACAAACGACCAAAACAAGGAGACACCAGGAGTCCTCACAAAC GATTACATTTGGATTTGAAAAAAGAGCGAGCTAAGTTTGTCAGCAGCGGTAAAAAGCACGTTGTGCTTGTGTCGGAGGCAGGGACAGTGAAGCAATGGAATTGCAGTGATCATACGAACATACCCAG GACGTTCAGCAACGTGACAAACAGACAAATAGCGCAAGTTGCGTGTGGAAACGACCATTCACTCATTCTAACTAAAG ATGGTCAACTATTCACATGGGGCCAGAACTCCAGTGGTCAGCTGGGTGTGGGGAAGGGAGaacccaactctctctctcctcagcccCTCAAGTCTCTGTGTGGGATCCCACTGGCTCAGATCAGCGCTGGAGGAGACCACAGCTtcgccctgtctctctctggagCCGTGTTCGGCTGGGGCAGGAACAATGCCGGCCAGCTAGGTCTGGGAGACAGGCAAG ATAGGTACCATCCGGAGTGTGTGAAAGGCTTGAACCACAAGATGATGGTGTTAATTTCATGTGGGGAAGACCATACTGCTGTTCTGGCAAAG GGAGGTCTGATGTTCACATTTGGATCCGGTTGTTATGGGCAGCTTGGACATAATTCATTCCGAGATGAGCTTCGACCCCGTCTGCTAGCTGGACTCTGGGGCTCAAAGGTGTTACAAATAGCCTGTGGACG ACATCACACTCTAGCGCTGGTGGGATCCAAAACAATCTACTCCTTTGGATGTGGAGAGCAAGGACAGCTGGGAAATGGAGAAAGGACCAATCAGTGCGTGCCACTTCCTGTACATCTGCCACCAG ACTGTGACCCAAATCAGACAATTGCGAAAATTATCGCTGGAGGAAATATTTCTGTTGGATGTTGCAATAAACAG AATGAAAAGCTGCACATGGACACGTCAAAACCGAACCTGTGCAGAGGCACGTCAGTTTTGGATGATGAGATTATAGACAGATGGATTTTACAGTGTGACTCCAAAGACTGGAGAAAAGCCAAAAG GGAAATCAAGAGGATGTTTTCTTCAGTTTCATGCATCAATGGTAGCTTCTCTGACAaaag TGACAAACATTATAAAACGTCTTCAGAGCACTCTGGTCTAGATTTGACGTTGGCTCGTCTTGCTTTTGAGAAAATGTCCAAAAAGGACAAGGTTCTTTCAGAG GTGCAGAAGGTGGTGGAGAAGAGTCTGCTGCCCTCTCTGGGCTCCACCACAGCTGGTGTGGAGGCACTGAGGATCTACCTCATCCTGCCCGAACTCCTCAGAGTGCTCAACAAACGGCAGCAGGGCACACGGCTCGCTCTGGAGCTCGCCCGTGCCATTTTAAACCTGGATCAAGAGTCCTCACATGTTCTGA TGAGGCTGTGGACAAGACTTCCCTACTATTACTACAGGACACTGGTCAAGACGTTTCATTTTGTGTCTGTTAACTTCATATCTCAGTTGACAACTAAGATTTGTGACTACTGGAAAGAACTATCTTCCATTTTAGGAGTTCTACAGAAACTCTATACT GTAAACAATCAGAGAGTCACAGGAATAGTTGATAGTTCTTTCTACATCAGGGAAGTCAAGGTCTTTTTGGACTCG CTTTCTTCAAGGGAGCGGCTGATCTTCCTGCTGAGTCATAAATACAAGTCCTgttttagggcgtactcacactag
- the LOC143476859 gene encoding putative E3 ubiquitin-protein ligase HERC3 isoform X2 — MFYWDGLTSVEYDSLNQDLGNVFKQIFATLKITNFSVRDDELIAFLGEDGKVTVFIPNGQSDKRPKQGDTRSPHKRLHLDLKKERAKFVSSGKKHVVLVSEAGTVKQWNCSDHTNIPRTFSNVTNRQIAQVACGNDHSLILTKDGQLFTWGQNSSGQLGVGKGEPNSLSPQPLKSLCGIPLAQISAGGDHSFALSLSGAVFGWGRNNAGQLGLGDRQDRYHPECVKGLNHKMMVLISCGEDHTAVLAKGGLMFTFGSGCYGQLGHNSFRDELRPRLLAGLWGSKVLQIACGRHHTLALVGSKTIYSFGCGEQGQLGNGERTNQCVPLPVHLPPDCDPNQTIAKIIAGGNISVGCCNKQNEKLHMDTSKPNLCRGTSVLDDEIIDRWILQCDSKDWRKAKREIKRMFSSVSCINGSFSDKSDKHYKTSSEHSGLDLTLARLAFEKMSKKDKVLSEVQKVVEKSLLPSLGSTTAGVEALRIYLILPELLRVLNKRQQGTRLALELARAILNLDQESSHVLMRLWTRLPYYYYRTLVKTFHFVSVNFISQLTTKICDYWKELSSILGVLQKLYTVNNQRVTGIVDSSFYIREVKVFLDSVSLGVIFEDKQKILIFANFMKNIDVLSCHPFILDMRWFTSFTSSNTIIVQPCL, encoded by the exons ATGTTTTATTGGGATGGACTGACCTCGGTGGAATATGATTCTTTAAATCAGGACCTCGGGAATGTATTTAAGCAAATTTTTGCCACTTTGAAAATTACTAATTTTTCTGTCAGAGACGACGAACTCATTGCGTTTCTTGGTGAAGACGGAAAAGTGACCGTATTCATTCCAAATGGACAGAGTGACAAACGACCAAAACAAGGAGACACCAGGAGTCCTCACAAAC GATTACATTTGGATTTGAAAAAAGAGCGAGCTAAGTTTGTCAGCAGCGGTAAAAAGCACGTTGTGCTTGTGTCGGAGGCAGGGACAGTGAAGCAATGGAATTGCAGTGATCATACGAACATACCCAG GACGTTCAGCAACGTGACAAACAGACAAATAGCGCAAGTTGCGTGTGGAAACGACCATTCACTCATTCTAACTAAAG ATGGTCAACTATTCACATGGGGCCAGAACTCCAGTGGTCAGCTGGGTGTGGGGAAGGGAGaacccaactctctctctcctcagcccCTCAAGTCTCTGTGTGGGATCCCACTGGCTCAGATCAGCGCTGGAGGAGACCACAGCTtcgccctgtctctctctggagCCGTGTTCGGCTGGGGCAGGAACAATGCCGGCCAGCTAGGTCTGGGAGACAGGCAAG ATAGGTACCATCCGGAGTGTGTGAAAGGCTTGAACCACAAGATGATGGTGTTAATTTCATGTGGGGAAGACCATACTGCTGTTCTGGCAAAG GGAGGTCTGATGTTCACATTTGGATCCGGTTGTTATGGGCAGCTTGGACATAATTCATTCCGAGATGAGCTTCGACCCCGTCTGCTAGCTGGACTCTGGGGCTCAAAGGTGTTACAAATAGCCTGTGGACG ACATCACACTCTAGCGCTGGTGGGATCCAAAACAATCTACTCCTTTGGATGTGGAGAGCAAGGACAGCTGGGAAATGGAGAAAGGACCAATCAGTGCGTGCCACTTCCTGTACATCTGCCACCAG ACTGTGACCCAAATCAGACAATTGCGAAAATTATCGCTGGAGGAAATATTTCTGTTGGATGTTGCAATAAACAG AATGAAAAGCTGCACATGGACACGTCAAAACCGAACCTGTGCAGAGGCACGTCAGTTTTGGATGATGAGATTATAGACAGATGGATTTTACAGTGTGACTCCAAAGACTGGAGAAAAGCCAAAAG GGAAATCAAGAGGATGTTTTCTTCAGTTTCATGCATCAATGGTAGCTTCTCTGACAaaag TGACAAACATTATAAAACGTCTTCAGAGCACTCTGGTCTAGATTTGACGTTGGCTCGTCTTGCTTTTGAGAAAATGTCCAAAAAGGACAAGGTTCTTTCAGAG GTGCAGAAGGTGGTGGAGAAGAGTCTGCTGCCCTCTCTGGGCTCCACCACAGCTGGTGTGGAGGCACTGAGGATCTACCTCATCCTGCCCGAACTCCTCAGAGTGCTCAACAAACGGCAGCAGGGCACACGGCTCGCTCTGGAGCTCGCCCGTGCCATTTTAAACCTGGATCAAGAGTCCTCACATGTTCTGA TGAGGCTGTGGACAAGACTTCCCTACTATTACTACAGGACACTGGTCAAGACGTTTCATTTTGTGTCTGTTAACTTCATATCTCAGTTGACAACTAAGATTTGTGACTACTGGAAAGAACTATCTTCCATTTTAGGAGTTCTACAGAAACTCTATACT GTAAACAATCAGAGAGTCACAGGAATAGTTGATAGTTCTTTCTACATCAGGGAAGTCAAGGTCTTTTTGGACTCG